Below is a window of Quercus robur chromosome 6, dhQueRobu3.1, whole genome shotgun sequence DNA.
ATGCTGActtattctctttcaaaattaaaattttgaaaccatTGATATCACCTTGCATATTACTAGCCCCATCATAACCTTGCCCACATAGGTTTGATAAACTCAAATTATGTTCACAAAATAAACATTCAATAGCATATTTGAGTGACAAAGCGGTGGTACTTGTTACATGTACAACACCAAGGAACCGCTCTATAATAATTCCTTTTTTGTTCACATAACGAAGAACGAGGCTCATTTGTTCTTTCACTGAGATATCACGTGACTCATCAACTAATATTGAAAAGAACTCATTGTCAAGATCCTTGATGATGACTTTGGATGTTTCACGTGCAATTGCATTCACAATGTCTTTTTGAATATCAGAGTGGGTAAGCTTGCAATTTTTTGAAGCGCTCTGCAACACTTCAGTGATAGATTCATTGCGATCCCCCAAAAATTGTTGAAGTTCAAGGAAATTTCCTTTATCACTTGAACCTTGAGATTCATTGTGACCACGAAAAGTTAATTCCTGGCATAAAAGGAATCTTATGCAATCAACGATTGCATTTAATTGAACCCAATAttcaaatttatctttatttgattGCTTAACCAAAACACTTTGAATGTGTTGCTTTTCCTTTAGTAGATCTTCACTCTTTTTGACAGCTTGGTTATGAGCACTATTAACTCCTCCAACATGGGAATCTAACTTCGCAAActgatttcaaaatttgaatcccTTCATTACAAAAGTCTCACCTCCTCCTTGCTTACCAACATTTTACCCAAATAGGtagcaataaaaacaaaatgccGCATCCTTGTCTATACTATATTCCAACCACTTTCTATTTACATACCATTTGGATCTAGCTCGACGGGGCTTTCcagaaaaatatgaaacatgGTAATCATGAACAAGTTGACAAGGGCCttttgttaaataatatattCTTATTTCTTCATGATTATTAGGATGATAAGATTATATCTTTTGTTGTAGCTCAGGATCTGAAGGAAGATTTTATAAGTTAAAGTCAACACAAATTCacttagaagatgaagatgaatcttgCACAAGAAATGAATCTTGCACATGAGATGAATCTTGTATAGGAAATGAATCTTGGGTACGTggtttcttataaaatatttgtccataattctagcaaaagaataaacaataaactataagttcatttgaaatattaataaaattattaattattgttgtttagttgtctCATTAATTTGtctgtcttttataaactataatttgttatattgttgtttcattaattataaaattattaattgttatttatcctaacataatttaatttatttgtcttttgtaatgtattggttaattataatgtattggttaatttaatgtattggttaattattaattgtcttttataattgttaatttatttagcCTAACACTAAAAGAGTCAGGCATTACACATCCTATGTGcagcacaataattaaagcagtgtaatgtgctgcacattacactgctttaattattgtttacccAGCCCCATGAGCCCATCTACCCCCTCCCCACTGCACAttacactgctttaattattgtttacccAGCCCCATGAGCCCATCTACCCCCTCCCCACTCAACAGACAAGCACAAGCCTCATGCTTGATGCCCTAATCACAATAGTCAGGtgccaatcagaaaatttcacaatcacaaatcataATACACTTAtacacattacactaaaagacaatcaATATCTCACCAataccaacaccaacaccaacacacattgaccaacaccaacggataagaataagataaagccaaatttaaaaagtcaaaaaacaGGCAAACAGctaaatattaataaagctAAAGAGTAAAGGCCAGCCAATTACAGACTagttcaaaagagagagagagttagagaaTAAAGACACTCTCAATGGCATTTTTCATTTCATAGTTTTCATTTCAGAttcagataaagagagagagagagagagagagagagagagactaagagagatagagagtcagagagaaaaagagagacagaaataccttgagggagggaGCACCGAGCACCGGAGCAAAGCGATCTGCGATCTGTGATCTACAATCTACGATCTGCAATAAGGGGCAAGCGACGAGCGACGAGCGACAACGAGGACGAACGAGCTACAGCGACGATGAGCGAGCTGCGAGCGACGTGACCGTGGGTTTGGTTTGCTCTGtattgggtttggttttggtttgctctatattgggttttttttttttttttttttttttttttttttttttgataaacacctCTTTATTGgagtttgttttgcttttgctctGTATAGACTGTATTGGGGTTTGGTTTTCTCTGCCAGCGACGTGATCgtgggtttgatttttgattttctgtgttggctttttttttttggagaatccgTGGGCTTGCTACCTCTATAATCTGTTGTTGGGCTTGCCATAAGGATACAGTGTCATTAAGACTTAAGCATGAACGAAAGCATTGTTATATGGGTCATCGTAGATTTTTAGAAGCTAATCATAAATGACATAGGACAAAGGAAGCATTTGATAACATGAGGGAAACAAGACAAGCACCAAAGCCATTATCAGGGGATGATGTGATTGAACAGTATAAAACTTTTGAGCAAGTGATTTTTGGATGTGATGCATATAGAAAAGAATATTTATGATAGTATATTGGGAACACTGCTTGAAATAAAAGGGAAGACAAAAGGATGGCCCAAATGTACGTCAAgatcttaaaataataagaattaGAAAAGATCTACATCCAGAATGTAAATGTGACAAGTATATTATTCCTTTTGCATGTTACAcactaacaaaaaatgaaaaacaaatgtTGTGCCAGTTTTTAAAAGAAGTGAAGTTGCCTGATGCTTATGCATCAAATATAGGGCGATGTGTAAAGATGAAAGACAACAACATGGTTGGATTGAAAACACATGATTGCCATGTTATATTTCAAGGTTTACTGATTGCCATGTTATATTTCAAGGTTTACTTCCGCTTGTAATACATGGTTTATTACCAAAGAAAGTTTGTGaacttttaatttctttaagtCATTTCTTTGTGGAAATATGTTCAAAAGAATTGACTGTTGAAGCATTGGACCAAATAGATCATCAAAATGCAGAAACCCTTTGTAGATTGGAAAAAGTATTTCCACCTTCATCTTTGATGTTAGGATGCACTTACTGATTCACCTTGCATATGAAGCTAAGGTAGCAGGTTCTGTGCAATATAGGTGGATGTATCCAATTGAGAGATATTTATGCACGTTAAAAGGGTATGTGCGTAACAGAGTTCATCCAGAATGAACAATTGTTGAAGGGTATATTTCAGAGGAATGTATGACATTTTGCTCCTGGTATTTTAATGATATGGATACAAAACTTAATCAACTAGAAAAGAATGTTGACACTTGTTTAACTGAAGCAACATCTGATTTGAGTGTATTTACATTGGTATAACCATGACAGATAAAACTACATGTTTGAAGCTCTTTGTAATTCAAAGCTCCAAATGGCACATCATTACATTTTAACCAATTGTGAAAAAGTTTCTCTATGGGTTGAGAAAGTCATTTTATATTCATAAGAAGCACAATTCTTTAAATTCGTATTTGctgataattttattattaatattgcCTTTACATGTATGTAGCGAACATATTAGGGAGCTTACATCAATTAACCCTCAAAATGTAGAACAAAGACATAAAGAA
It encodes the following:
- the LOC126690123 gene encoding uncharacterized protein LOC126690123; translated protein: MLFAKLDSHVGGVNSAHNQAVKKSEDLLKEKQHIQSVLVKQSNKDKFEYWVQLNAIVDCIRFLLCQELTFRGHNESQGSSDKGNFLELQQFLGDRNESITEVLQSASKNCKLTHSDIQKDIVNAIARETSKVIIKDLDNEFFSILVDESRDISVKEQMSLVLRYVNKKGIIIERFLGVVHVTSTTALSLKYAIECLFCEHNLSLSNLCGQGYDGASNMQGDINGFKILILKENKSAFYVYCFAHQLQLTLVAIAKNHINIAKFFYVVSNLVTVVGSSCKRRDALRDAQFAKIKEDLENGVRRSGQGFESRDKS